The following proteins are encoded in a genomic region of Papaver somniferum cultivar HN1 unplaced genomic scaffold, ASM357369v1 unplaced-scaffold_10, whole genome shotgun sequence:
- the LOC113326292 gene encoding uncharacterized protein LOC113326292 — protein sequence MIDEGKLQQYVKKNPSQVNTLDLREIRVSHARVNSTSRKADENATRLKMRHIQDWRISNKVDYANLIGTETLEEGKTEICFSVADLASVYQPHNDAIVILALIGMYKVRRVLVDTGSSISVIFYGAYTSMSLNESQVEPDDNPIIGFSGETMTAIGRCFPTSYQGRGEEGPPTIEELVEVQIGDQKEHTTFISAELPLGESESLITFLKENKDVFAWSLKDMPGIDPSIACHRLNIDEGFKPVMQKPRKMAPERKEKVGEEIEKMLEARIIKPVRYPKWLENIVAVPKKNGKIRVCIDFTNLNKACPSDPYPMPRIVDLVDST from the exons ATGATCGACGAAGGAAAGCTTCAACAGTATGTGAAGAAGAATCCATCACAAGTGAATACATTAGATCTTCGAGAAATCAGAGTGAGTCATGCAAGAGTCAATTCAACTTCAAGGAAGGCTGATGAGAATGCAACACGTCTGAAGATGCGCCATATCCAGGATTGGCGGATTTCGAATAAGGTTGACTATGCTAATCTTATCGGTACGGAAACTCTAGAGGAAGGAAAGACAGAGATATGTTTTTCAGTTGCTGATCTTGCTAGTGTTTACCAACCACATAACGACGCAATTGTTATCTTAGCACTCATTGGAATGTACAAGGTACGTCGagttctagtcgatactggaagttcGATTAGCGTCATATTCTACGGAGCATACACATCAATGAGCTTGAATGAAAGTCAAGTTGAACCTGATGATAATCCGATTATCGGCTTTAGCGGAGAGACAATGACAGCaataggaaga TGCTTCCCAACCTCTTATCAAGGAAGAGGGGAGGAAGGACCGCCAACTATTGAGGAGTTGGTGGAAGTTCAAATTGGAGATCAAAAGGAACACACAACCTTCATCAGCGCTGAACTACCGTTAGGGGAAAGTGAAAGTTTGATTacctttttgaaagaaaataaagatGTGTTCGCTTGGAGTCTCAAAGACATGCCGGGCATTGATCCATCCATCGCATGCCATCGATTGAATATTGATGAGGGTTTTAAACCAGTAATGCAAAAACCACGGAAGATGGCTCCTGAACGAAAGGAAAAAGTAGGAGAAGAGATTGAGAAAATGCTAGAGGCTCGGATCATCAAACCCGTCAGATATCCTAAATGGTTGGAAAATATTGTTGCAGTACCAAAAAAGAATGGGAAAATCAGAGTATGCATTGATTTCACCAACTTGAATAAGGCATGTCCAAGTGATCCTTATCCGATGCCCAGGATTGTCGATCTAGTCGATTCCACCTAG
- the LOC113326293 gene encoding uncharacterized protein LOC113326293 produces MFKDMIGKTVEVYIDDMVVKSKQKESHLSDLKRTFERLRQYGMKLNPAKCSFGLMSGKFLGYMMTQRGIESNPEQVRAIQEMHSPRSVKEVQRLTGRLAALSRNAEKFGWSDDCERALNEMKRYLTSPTVLTSPKTGQTIYIYLASSEFVVSAVLFVRDPDEKPVYFVSKSLTDAETRTDDSSRLTTWDTYLGAYTIDYEPRTAEKGHALASLMEDFPVDDIVVSESILDEEILHETENMSPIPLPWEKVKTSKKASKEIHVQKSIEDSTSAEYESAISGLKTALHLGARRVILTTDSRLVANQFTGAYKAKNEKLASYLEYISELAKEFEDFSIEQKPRLENRHADSLAYLSAAVESDSTRYIIVDFQEFPSIHNTVATAHRICANENEGSSSEIQQDPMNIDDMDNGQSEDWRQPYVRYLQTKELLQDKYQAGKIMKTAWRYALIEDELYKNPISMEPYLRCVTRDEGMKLLAEAHEGCCGNHSGGRSLNDAKEYTKKCVSCQMHGPLIKRPANELHPVMSAWPFSKWGLDIVGPFPAAPEGVKYMLVATDYFTKWVEAVALVKTEEVHVRRFIWENIVCSFGIPATIVSDNGKQFDSEKIKSLCEGLHIKHNFSTPYYAQSNGQAEATNKVILDNLKKTLDKAK; encoded by the exons ATGTTTAAGGACATGATCGGGAAAACCGTTGAAGTTTACATCGACGACATGGTGGTCAAATCCAAGCAGAAGGAATCTCATCTTTCTGATCTGAAAAGAACCTTTGAACGACTGCGGCAATATGGAATGAAGTTGAATCCTGCCAAATGTTCTTTCGGACTCATGTCCGGGAAGTTTCTTGGATATATGATGACACAGAGAGGAATTGAATCCAATCCAGAACAAGTAAGAGCAATACAAGAGATGCATTCACCTAGAAGTGTGAAAGAAGTACAAAGACTTACTGGGAGATTGGCCGCATTGAGCAG GAACGCAGAGAAGTTTGGTTGGAGTGACGACTGTGAGCGTGCTCTAAACGAAATGAAAAGGTACTTGACCTCTCCTACTGTACTTACAAGCCCCAAGACGGGACAAACCATCTACATATATCTGGCTTCAAGTGAGTTTGTTGTGAGTGCGGTTTTGTTTGTCCGAGATCCTGACGAAAAGCCAGTATATTTCGTTAGCAAATCGTTAACAGACGCTGAGACCAG AACTGATGATTCAAGTAGATTGACCACATGGGATACTTACCTTGGCGCATACACCATTGATTATGAACCAAGGACGGCAGAAAAAGGACATGCTTTAGCATCGTTAATGGAAGATTTCCCAGTAGATGATATTGTCGTTTCCGAGTCTATTCTCGACGAGGAAATCCTGCATGAAACAGAGAATATGTCACCAATACCATTGCCATGGGAAAAAGTGAAAACAAGTAAAAAGGCTTCAAAGGAAATACATGTGCAAAAGAGTATTGAAGACTCAACATCG GCCGAGTACGAGTCTGCAATATCAGGTCTAAAAACAGCACTCCACTTGGGGGCGAGGAGAGTCATACTGACAACCGATTCAAGGTTAGTTGCCAACCAGTTCACTGGTGCATACAAAGCCAAGAATGAGAAGTTAGCCTCCTATTTAGAATATATTAGCGAGTTGGCAAAAGAATTTGAAGATTTCAGCATCGAGCAAAAGCCAAGGCTTGAGAATAGGCATGCAGATTCCCTGGCGTACCTGTCAGCGGCAGTAGAGTCAGATTCAACACGGTATATCATAGTTGATTTCCAAGAATTTCCTAGCATTCATAACACTGTGGCGACTGCACATAGAATTTGTGCAAATGAAAACGAGGGTAGTTCATCTGAAATCCAACAAGATCCTATGAATATTGATGATATGGACAATGGTCAATCCGAAGATTGGAGACAACCGTATGTTCGTTACCTACAAACAAAAGAGCTCCTACAAGATAAGTACCAAGCTGGGAAAATTATGAAGACTGCTTGGAGGTATGCTTTGATAGAGGATGAACTCTATAAAAACCCAATCTCGATGGAACCATACCTGCGGTGTGTAACTCGTGATGAGGGGATGAAATTGTTAGCTGAGGCGCATGAAGGTTGTTGTGGCAATCATTCTGGAGGCAGGAGTTTG AACGATGCAAAGGAGTACACGAAGAAATGCGTATCTTGTCAGATGCATGGTCCTCTAATAAAGAGACCAGCAAATGAGCTGCATCCAGTTATGAGCGCATGGCCATTCAGTAAATGGGGTTTGGATATTGTAGGTCCGTTCCCAGCTGCACCTGAGGGTGTCAAATATATGTTGGTTGCTACtgattatttcaccaagtgggtagaagcagtGGCACTTGTAAAAACAGAGGAAGTGCATGTCCGCAGGTTCATTTGGGAAAACATTGTCTGCAGTTTCGGTATACCAGCAACGATCGTTTCTGATAATGGGAAGCAATTCGACTCTGAAAAAATCAAATCTTTGTGTGAAGGGTTACACATTAAACACAACTTTTCCACCCCATACTATGCGCAGAGTAATGGGCAGGCGGAGGCGACAAATAAGGTTATCCTAGATAATCTGAAGAAAACCTTGGATAAAGCTAAATGA